The DNA window GCATTAAGAAAATCTTGATATTGAAACCTAGAAATATTAGCATTATAAAAACTCTCAAATTTTAAAGATTTGTCATTTTTTTCTATTAGCATTATAAAAACTCTCAAATCTTGATATTGAAACATATAAAAATTAGCTTTATAAAGATCAATAAATAAAATGTCAGTATCTGTGAGTGACATTCAACTAAATATATATTGAATCAACTAATAATGGTGAGTGACATTCAACTAATAATGGTGTATCGTTTAACTATGAATTTGAATCCAGAGACAAGAGTATGAAAATCTGGAAAACATGGTTTCATTATCTTCATTCTCCTTCATTTTGAACCATTTATATTATTGAATCAAGAGCCCATTTTTGACTTCTCTGATTTGTTGATGTCATTCGTATGTGCTAACTAGAGAGTCAAGTAGTATTCATCATGGTAGTTTTTATCTTGTGCTAAAGTTTTTAAGTTTTCTTGTCAAGAAGGGATAGAGTATCTTTGTGTGTATAAATTCTTTGTTTGCCAACAACAACAATATGACTTTTTTTAGCCATGTCCCATAGTTTCtcgagcacaaagtgtgtagcaACGAAAAGGATAAAGATAATATGGATAAAGGATCACTCACTATTAGAGTATTAGCTTAAGCATTAGAGTCAGTCAGTATGTTACTGACACCTGGCAGTTTGTACTCAGTAGTTACAGGCTACTACAGGTCACAACTTGTAGTATATAAACAAGTTGTGATACCTGATGTAACTAACTTTTCACAATTGAAAATCAGTTACAACTGAAATGAAAGTTCAATCATTCTCTCTTTCtattatggtatcagagcctatcgatcggaccatgggccgcccaccattaatatccacgcaccaagcccaaaagagTGCTGGGCGagagggggtgtattaggaagatcctaaagtcccacattggctagagatagagctttcaaagaatatatatagagggacactcctcaccttaccgaccggttttgtaaggatgaattaggtcaaactcTATTATGGTATCAGTTTAGCTTCTCCGATCCATGGACTCACAGCCAGGATCTCCCTCTTCCGCTCACGTTTCGTCTCCGGCGGCGCCGTCTGCGGCGGTGATGGACGAATCACGCCGTCTTCAGTTTGCGCTGAAGATCGCATACAAACTCGACGACAAAAACTTCCATCTATGGCGTCAGCAAGTGGAGCCTTACATCAACGCACACAATCTCACAGATCTGGTGGTTTGTGCGCGTGTTCCTCCCAAATTTCTCTCCGATGACGATCGTCTTCAAGGTATCGTCAATCCTCTCTATTCCTCGTGGCTTCAGAAAGATCAGCTACTCTTGTCGTGGTTGCAATCAACGCTCTCCAGCGAAATCATGTCTCGCGTCATTGGATGCGTTCACTCTCATCAACTTTGGGATCGGTTGTTCAACTACTTCCAAAAGCAGACTCGTGCACGAGCAAGACAACTTCGCGTTGAACTTCGCTCTGCTTCTCTGGATTCGCAATCAATTTCTGATTATCTGCTTCAGATTCGTCAAACTGTTGATGCTTTAGCCTCTATTGGTGATCCTGTTCCGTCCACGCATCACATTGATGTTATCCTTGAAGGATTACCGAGTGAGTATGCTTCGGTTGTGTCTGTTGTAGAGAGTAAGTTTGGAGATATGGATCTAGATGAAGTGGAGATTCTTCTCATTGCTCATAAACTGAGGTTGAACAAGTTCAAGAAAACCTCTGTTCCAGATCTGGCTTCGTTGAATCTCACTCAAGCTTCATCCCAACCTCCAGCCTCTGAAACTCCTCCGGTTAGTGCTGTTGAATCTACTCCCTCTGTCCCTGCCTCCCCTTCTCCTGAGCCTGAATATGCTTCCTTCAGAGGTGGAAGGTCCTATAGAGGTGGCAGAGGTGGTAGAGGTAGAGGAGGCAGAAATTCTGGTGTTCAGTGTCAAGTCTGTTCCAAAGCTGGTCACACAGCCTTGAACTGTTGGCATAGATATAATCAAcagtttcaacctcaagttgcctATGCTAGCACTCCTTTTGCACCTGTGCAGTGGACTCCTCCTCAGGTTGCTTATGCTCAAATTCCTGCAAATGTTTGGACTAGATCTACTGCCAGTGCTACATCACAAGCTAGACCTGCTATTACATTAACTCCTAGTGCTTTCATTGCTAATGCTGCCCAACCTCAGGCTGCTGCCACTTGGTACCCTGATTCAGGTGCCTCTTTTCATGTCACTAATGATGCCAACAATCTCCAACAGCACACTCCTTTTGAAGGCCATGACCAAATCTTTATAGGAAATGGTCAAGGTCTGCATATCAATTCAGCTGGCTCTAGTCAGTTTTTCTCTACTTGTCAATCTCACACACCTCTCACACTTAAAAATCTTCTTCATGTTCCCTCAATTACCAAAAATCTTATCAGTGTTAGTCAATTTTGTAAGGATAGTCAAGTCTATTTTCTGTTCACTTCTGACACATGTCTTGTTAAATCACAGGTGTCTAATGTTGTTCTTCTGGTTGGTAGAGTTGGTCCTGATGGCCTCTATGAGTTTCCTCCTTTTGCTGTCTCAAAGCCTACTCAGTCTACTGTCAGTTCCAAGCCTCCTTTGTCCTTAGTTAGTCCTAATAAAATAGTGCCTAGTGTTCAGGCTACTACTATTTCCCCTTCCCTATCCAATGTATGGCATCTTAGGCTAGGCCACCCTAATGCTCATGTGCTGAAACTTGTATTACAAAGTTGTAATTTGTCTCATTCTAATAAAAATCTTGATACCTTTTGTTCTGCCTGCTGTGTTGGTAAAGCTCACAGATTACACTCTCCCTTATCTCAAACTACATATCATTTTCCTCTTGAACTTGTGTACTGTGATCTTTGGGGTCCCTCCCCTCAATCCTCTACCCAAGGTTTTCATTATTATATCTCCTTTGTTGATGCCTTTTCTAAATTCACTTGGCTGTACTTACTGAAATCTAAGGTTGATGCTCTCAATGTCTTCAAACAGTTTAAAGCCCTAGTTGAGTTACAACTTGGATATCCTATTAAGGCTATTCAATCTGATTGGGGTGGAGAGTTTAGGCCCTTTTCCAAATTTTTGGCAGATCTGGGCATTCAGCATAGGGTTATTTGTCCCCACACACATCACCAAAATGGTGTGGTAGAAAGAAAACATAGGCACATAGTTGACTTAGGCCTTACCTTGTTGAGTCATGCTGCCCTACCTTTGACCTACTGGGATTTTGCCTTTACCACAGCTGTCTACTTAATTAACAGACTTCCCTCTTCTTCAGTGCAGTTTCAAGTACCCTATACTCTTCTGTTCAAAACTGCTCCTGACTACAAATTTTTAAAGGCTTTTGGTTGTGCTTGTTTCCCTCTATTGAGACCTTATAATGCCCACAAACTTGAGTTTAGGTCTCATGAATGTTTGTTCTTGGGTTATTCCACTTCCCACAAGGGTTACAAGTGTCTCTCTCCCTCTGGAAGAATGTACATCTCCAAGGATGTCCTCTTCAATGAGTCTAGATTTCCCTTTCTAGAGTTGTTTTCAAAACCAGCCACTTCTCATTCCTCCTCTTCTCTAAAAGCCTCTAGTATCTCTTCTCTACACTCTCTTTTacctccttcatcttcttctccatctACTTCTCTACCTATGCCTACTCCTCTTACAGCTGTCCCTATCTCAAGTCCTGTGTCAGCTCCTTCACCTGCTCCTGTCAGTTCTGACCCTTCCTTGTCTCCTACTGTTTCTTCTTCAAACCTCTCTATTTCTCCTAGCTCTACTTCTTCTTCTCCCAGTGTACCTCTCAATGCCATCCCTGTTGCTCACATTCCCATCAACAATCATTCTATGACTACTAGAGCCAAAGCTGGCTTCACTCAGCCTAGACTACATCCCTCTTTGCTGCTAGCTCACTCTGAGCCAAAGTCTGTCAAGCAGGCTCTCACAGATGATAAGTGGAAAGCTGCTATGCAAGCTGAGTTTGATGCCTTATGCAAGAATCAAACCTGGTCCCTTGTTTCTCTCCCTCCTAACAGACAATCTATTGGCTGCAAATGGGTTTTCCGTGTTAAGGAAAATCCTGATGGCTCTGTTAATAGGTACAAGGCCAGGCTTGTTGCCAAGGGCTTCCACCAACAGCAGGGGTTTGACTACAATGAGACCTTTTCCCCTGTGGTTAAGCCTATTACCATCAGAATCATTCTTACTATTGCTCTCTCCAGACATTGGTCCATCCAACAGTTGGATGTCAACAATGCTTTCCTTAATGGATTGCTCACTGAGGAGGTATACATGGAGCAGCCCCCTGGTTTTGTTTCCTCTGATCCCACCCTGGTTTGCAAACTTCAGAAGGCCCTCTATggtctgaagcaagctcctaggcAATGGTTTGAGAGATTACAACAGGCTCTTGTTCTTCTTCATTTCACTCCTAGCAAATGTGATCCCTCACTTTTTATATACTCCTCCAATGGCCATGTCATTTATCTCctagtgtatgttgatgatataatcaTCACTGGAAGTGACTCAAAGTTGTTGCAACAGGTTATCTCCAAGCTCAACACTGCCTTCTCTCTCAAGCATCTTGGTGATCTTGATTATTTCTTGGGCATTGAAGTTAAGGCTACTTCTAATGGCTCCATGCTGCTCACACAGTCCAAGTACATTAGGGACCTTTTGCACAGGACCAAAATGTCTGACTGCAGTCCTGTCAGCTCCCCCATGCAATCTTCTTGCAAACTCACCAAGACTGGCTCAGCTGCCCTCTCTGACCCTTTCATGTATAGGTCTGTAGTTAGGGCTTTACAATATGCCACCATTACTAGGCCAGACATTGCTTTCTCTGTGAACAAAGTCTGCCAGTTCATGTCTCACCCTCTAGAGACCCATTGGGTTGCAGTCAAACGCATCCTTCGTTACCTCAAGGGCACACAGTCTCATGGCCTTCATCTGTCTCCCCTGACCTCCAGCCAACCACCCCCTGTCAAGgtgttttgtgatgctgactgggcATCTGATCCAGATGATAGGAGGAGTACATCTGGTGCTGCTATCTACTTTGGTCCCAACCTAATCTCTTGGTGGTCCAAGAAGCAGCCTGTAGTGGCTAGGTCCAGCACAGAAGCAGAGTATAGGAGTTTGGCTCAAGCTACTGCAGACCTGCTCTGGCTCCAAACATTGTTCACTGAGCTTGGCATTACTATTCAACAGCCTCTTGTTCTTTGTGACAATCAATCAGCTGTTCTGCTTGCTCATAACCCTATTTTACATTCTCGTACCAAGCATATGGAGATTGATCTCTTCTTTGTCAGAGAGAAGGTCATAGCTAAAACCATTGCTGTTGCCCACATTCCTGGTGTTGATCAAGTGGCTGATACTCTCACCAAACCTCTTCCTTCAACAAGGTTCCTGGAATTCAGACACAAACTCAGGGTTGCTAGCTCCCCATGAGTTTGTGGGGGGGGGTATTAGAGTATTAGCTTAAGCATTAGAGTCAGTCAGTATGTTACTGACACCTGGCAGTTTGTACTCAGTAGTTACAGGCTACTACAGGTCACAACTTGTAGTATATAAACAAGTTGTGATACCTGATGTAACTAACTTTTCACAATTGAAAATCAGTTACAACTGAAATGAAAGTTCAATCATTCTCTCTTTCTATTACTCACAAAGTTTATATTGGTTCACCCTATTAACGAGAGGTTAGTCAAATCCTATCATACTCAAGAGATTTCCGCTATAATGACACTTGATTACGAGCAACCACTAAAGACAACCTAATCTTAGATTTTCTTGTCTTAAGGTAGAGGACATCCTTGCCTTAGTTTGCCTGACACTAAAGGGCTTtggaaaaattacaaaatattctCAGGTAAATCACCTAAGAATAAAGATTTTAGATACCTTATGGAGAACATTaattcaaagctcacaaactagAAGGCCAAGAATTTGTCTTTTGTTGGTAGAGTTGTCATTGCTGCCAAGTCCGTTATTGAAGCAATGCCAACTTACATTATGCTGTCATATGCTCTACACAAGGAAGGTCTTAAGGAGATTCAAAGATGCAAAGAAAATTTGTTTGGGGCGATACTGATGAAGAGAAACACGTGCATATTGTCAAGTGTAGTACCCTTACTACTCCTAAGATAGCGGGGGTCTGGGTCTGAAGAATTTGGTAACAAATAATGAAGCTTGCTTACTGAAACTTGGTTGGAAATTCATGAATGGCAGAGGAAATAAGCATGTGAGATACATTATCACCAAGAGTAATGATTCTAACTTTTGAAGGAATTTGGGAAAGAACTGAGATTTGCTGCAACGAAATTCTTTTTGGGATATTAGTAATGGGGAATCAACGAATGTTTGGAATCATGTATGGCTCCTTTCGAGGGTGCTTTCTGCTTCCAGTATTGCTAACCATGATGACATTCCTTCTCTCAATATCGCTGAGCTGACATTGTTACGAGTAATGGGGATTGGAACACTGATATTCTGCTACCGAGCTAATATGCCCAATAGGACTCGAATTATTTCCACCAGCAGTCTTCATCTCCGGCAACAAAGTAAACTCCCATTGATTATGTTCCTTCCATATCTGATGAGAGGCTCTGATTTCATAAATATGGTACCGCAGAGCTTTGGTAAAAATCAGATGTTGCAGAGTAATAATTATTGATCAACACCATAAACTTTCTACTTCAAAATTGTAAACCTGAAATGAAACAAAATAGTATTCCAAATTTCTATTGTAATATGGTTGTTTAAAAACTGGATCAGTTTTCCTTTTGGCAGGAACACTATAGCAATGGATGATTATAAAACCAAACCTATGTTCGTgattctatttaatttaattgactgATATAGTCATTGATGAAATCCAACCTATACAAAACTGGCTAAGTATCAGGAGACAGCTATTGCACTGGACATTATTAAGAAAATTGAATGCGGTTGCACTGTATAAATACAACTTATCAGCTCGGAAAGAATTCAGTCAAGGAACAGCAGGGACCGGAACAATTCCCAATTTTCTGCGAACATCTTCTAAATCTTCATGAAAATGCTGCTCATAATACACACACATTAGATCATTGCATTGTGTGCCGGCACGAAGAGCCCATGGGAAGTAGTGTTGAAAAAACAATTTTCTCTGTTTTTCGCTGAATCTTGCTGTGCCCCCTACAACAGACATCATGCACATAGGAAGATACATCTGTTGAAACTCGATTACTTTCAGCGCTGACTCCCCAATCAAGTTAGTAGGAAGGTCAAAAAGGGTGTGCCAGAAGTCATGAACCTCACGAGCTCGCATTGCAACGTAGGCCAGCTCATCTGTATCCATGAACCGCACAGGAGGCCGATCGTCTGGTGAAAAGTTCCTGGATCCCATAAATCTAGCATAGGCAGCACCAAATGTATTTGGTGGAAGGTCCCAAGCATGTCCTACATTTGCCGATACAACACGAGGGCGCTCCAACAGTACTGCCTATTAAACAAGATTATATAAGAAAAAGCACTCAACATTTAAcctcaacaacaagaacaagaagatGGTATCACAACATGATGAGCAATGAAAATAGCGAAAAAGGTAATGAGAAACGATTACCGACCCTTCCTTCGGGGGAAGATTTCAtcctttgaagaaccctttcaaAGGCAGGTTTTCCAGTTGTTTCACCAAGAGCCGCTATCAAATCAGCTCTACGCGGATTCAAAAGCGCTCCGACCGCTGAACCAAATGCCACCGCAGCCTGCTGCCATGTCTTAAGCTTGATTCTACCACCGTCCACCATTCCAACTTCCTTGATTAAACCTAAAACATaacaaaatataatatcatcatcCATTCTGATTTGATTATTCTCAGGCAGCAAACCCTAATTTCTCAATACTCTTAGATGTTTCAAAGTGCATATCAGCCACAATCAATAACCCTAAAAAGCTAATTAGAACCTTAACAAGCATAAAAAGAACCTTAAATTCTCATCAACATTCACTTTACTCTCAAGCAAATTAAGATTTTCAGCGCAACAATCACAATAAGAACAAGCAATTGtcacaaaaaaagagaaaagagatcgAGCCAAAATACAATGAACATGGATGAATGAATACCTAGGTTGAAGAGTGAATATGGAGAAGACGCGTTAGGGTTCGTATTTTAGCTTTGGATTCAAATCAAGTGCAAGTAGCGACGGTGTTTCTGATTGTTTCGGAAGCTAAATTCTTTATGCTAAATCTCTTCCTCCCATTCTCATCAAACAAATGTaactaatcaattttttttcttgacACAAATGTAACTAATCAATTTAACTCTAATTAAACTATCAAGAATTTGAttcttaaattatttaaattaatttaaaatatttgaactcTTATTTTACCCAATTTAATATTTCTTAAGAGATTAAATTAAATAacgatttaaatttttatttgatttcaatAATTTAAAAACTCAAATAGTGATAGCTTATGGATTCTTCTTTTTTAGAAACATGAAaattgtattgattataggaTGAGAAAAAAAGATATgcacagtgtaaaatatttttacactgtcaactaatcacaactatgtattcaattaaaacacaattttaattttaaaaaattaatatgacatggtaAATGTAAGGATttcgattggttgtatgtgtgAAGTTAGTTTACATTGTCAGTGCATACCTTTAAACTCTTATAGGATTACGAATATAGAACATGCATGTTGAGGAGATTAAAGATTTTGATGGAATTGATGAATTATGTGAAATTCTGGTACTTAGATCACAAGTGTCCTAAGAGATGTCGAGACAATGATCTCTAAATAACACACAATGACAAGATATACAATAAAATAGTGCGGAAACTTAAATAAACACAagaaattgttcacccagtttggTATATAACAATACCTACTCTAGGGACTACCAAGTCAGGGATAAGCCCATTATGATAGTTAGCACATACGAATGACATCAACAAATCAGAGAAGTCAAAAATGGGCTCTTGATTCAATAATATAAATGGTTCAAAATGAAGGAGAATGAAGATAATGAAACCATGTTTTCCAGATTTTCATACTCTTGTCTCTGGATTCAAATTCATAGTTAAACGATACACCATTATTAATAATGTACCTTTTTATTGACCGAATCTAGCTTGCATTGTTAAACAGATATGAAAAAGAAGCATAAGTAAACACAAAATTCAGTGGTTGGTGTCCATAACTACTTATGGAGAAAAGTTAAAACAATTAAGCCTACTTGGCAAAATGTAGTGCTTGTGATGTCTAGGAATAATAGCCAACAACTGCTATTGCCGAATACC is part of the Vicia villosa cultivar HV-30 ecotype Madison, WI linkage group LG2, Vvil1.0, whole genome shotgun sequence genome and encodes:
- the LOC131653189 gene encoding ubiquinone biosynthesis protein COQ4 homolog, mitochondrial-like produces the protein MVDGGRIKLKTWQQAAVAFGSAVGALLNPRRADLIAALGETTGKPAFERVLQRMKSSPEGRAVLLERPRVVSANVGHAWDLPPNTFGAAYARFMGSRNFSPDDRPPVRFMDTDELAYVAMRAREVHDFWHTLFDLPTNLIGESALKVIEFQQMYLPMCMMSVVGGTARFSEKQRKLFFQHYFPWALRAGTQCNDLMCVYYEQHFHEDLEDVRRKLGIVPVPAVP